Proteins encoded together in one Carya illinoinensis cultivar Pawnee chromosome 3, C.illinoinensisPawnee_v1, whole genome shotgun sequence window:
- the LOC122303714 gene encoding ribonuclease P protein subunit p25-like protein isoform X1: protein MDRYQRVQKPKPESPINENEIRITTQGAIRNYISYATTLLQEKRVREIVLKAMGQAISKTVAIAEILKKRIPRLHQEIVISSESITDVWEPIEEGLVPVEMTRHVSMIAITLSPRELNKNSPGYQAPHYAEQPKPQSTYQQQQPAKQARATYNAVNEDSYGRGQGRGRGRGRNWGRGGYGNYQGGYGYYQGGYGNYQDNGGYSNWGRGGGRGRGWGYHSTGYEKGRGGGGRGYGGRGRGLMGGRGGGNQA from the exons ATGGATAGGTACCAGAGGGTCCAAAAACCCAAGCCCGAGTCGCCGATAAACGAGAATGAGATCCGAATCACCACCCAAGGTGCCATCAGGAACTACATCAGCTATGCCACCACTCTTCTCCAG GAAAAACGTGTTAGAGAGATTGTTTTGAAAGCAATGGGACAGGCAATCAGCAAGACAGTGGCCATTGCAGAGATTTTAAAG AAGAGAATCCCCAGGTTGCATCAAGAAATTGTCATTAGCTCAGAAAGCATAACTGACGTATGGGAACCCATTGAAGAGGGTCTTGTACC TGTGGAGATGACTCGCCATGTCTCAATGATTGCAATCACCTTATCTCCTAGAGAGCTAAACAAAAATTCTCCTGG GTACCAAGCTCCACATTATGCTGAACAACCGAAGCCACAATCTACTTATCAGCAGCAACAGCCAGCTAAACAAGCACGTGCCACATACAATGCTGTTAATGAAG ATTCATATGGCCGAGGACAGGGTCGTGGGAGAGGGAGAGGACGGAATTGGGGCAGGGGTGGATACGGAAACTATCAAGGTGGATATGGATACTATCAAGGTGGATATGGAAATTATCAAG ATAATGGTGGATATTCAAACTGGGGCCGAGGTGGTGGGCGAGGCAGAGGTTGGGGTTATCACA GTACTGGGTATGAAAAAGGTAGAGGTGGAGGGGGCAGAGGATATGGTGGGCGTGGCCGGGGACTGATGGGTGGTCGTGGTGGTGGGAACCAGGCATAA
- the LOC122303714 gene encoding ribonuclease P protein subunit p25-like protein isoform X2 gives MDRYQRVQKPKPESPINENEIRITTQGAIRNYISYATTLLQEKRVREIVLKAMGQAISKTVAIAEILKKRIPRLHQEIVISSESITDVWEPIEEGLVPVEMTRHVSMIAITLSPRELNKNSPGYQAPHYAEQPKPQSTYQQQQPAKQARATYNAVNEDSYGRGQGRGRGRGRNWGRGGYGNYQGGYGYYQGGYGNYQDNGGYSNWGRGGGRGRGWGYHSLIP, from the exons ATGGATAGGTACCAGAGGGTCCAAAAACCCAAGCCCGAGTCGCCGATAAACGAGAATGAGATCCGAATCACCACCCAAGGTGCCATCAGGAACTACATCAGCTATGCCACCACTCTTCTCCAG GAAAAACGTGTTAGAGAGATTGTTTTGAAAGCAATGGGACAGGCAATCAGCAAGACAGTGGCCATTGCAGAGATTTTAAAG AAGAGAATCCCCAGGTTGCATCAAGAAATTGTCATTAGCTCAGAAAGCATAACTGACGTATGGGAACCCATTGAAGAGGGTCTTGTACC TGTGGAGATGACTCGCCATGTCTCAATGATTGCAATCACCTTATCTCCTAGAGAGCTAAACAAAAATTCTCCTGG GTACCAAGCTCCACATTATGCTGAACAACCGAAGCCACAATCTACTTATCAGCAGCAACAGCCAGCTAAACAAGCACGTGCCACATACAATGCTGTTAATGAAG ATTCATATGGCCGAGGACAGGGTCGTGGGAGAGGGAGAGGACGGAATTGGGGCAGGGGTGGATACGGAAACTATCAAGGTGGATATGGATACTATCAAGGTGGATATGGAAATTATCAAG ATAATGGTGGATATTCAAACTGGGGCCGAGGTGGTGGGCGAGGCAGAGGTTGGGGTTATCACA GTCTTATACCTTGA
- the LOC122303715 gene encoding F-box/kelch-repeat protein At3g24760-like isoform X1, protein MAEKTDASRDLRMRRRGSAKHIHAPYIFYSCIYMHLLLLPSSSNSIRLPKMTEFSILGLDLTEHILSFLPIPTLLRAASVCKFWHSIISSPTFSSPSARPHALSQPWFFLYGLHNTSSKNHQSFAFDPLSNLWFRLPSSSAFPIPSPTSSSLIGSQGFLFTTAPFSFSPILHRFSYIFTTSPLNYSRVNPLLGVFQSNSDKPTFIVVGGVRFIGNLVDIEDRLAVEIYDPHLDSWEICPPLPPDFSSGNSSSSLSSALFGGKFYVLGIYSCFVSSFDLEKHIWSDVQTLRPPGVNISFLLSCRDRLVLAGICNSPLGSSFNLWRIDENTMEFSEIAIMPQDLLYSLFDSDEDDKFASLKCVGLGDLVYVFNEEYHKRYPACVCEISSESGKCKWRRVPPLPSPVNKFHKVISFCSTVSLHNMLRVGEEVIGEIMDLQDSNTLIRDR, encoded by the exons ATGGCCGAGAAAACCGATGCAAGCAGGGACCTGCGAATGCGACGCAGGGGGTCAGCCAAACATATCCACGCACCATATATATTCtattcatgcatatatatgcacCTACTTCTCCTCCCCTCCTCTTCAAACTCTATTCGCCTCCCGAAAATGACTGAATTTAGCATTCTGGGCCTCGACCTCACTGAGCATATCCTCTCCTTCCTCCCAATCCCGACCCTCCTCAGAGCCGCCTCCGTCTGCAAGTTCTGGCATTCCATCATCTCGTCCCCTACCTTCTCCTCTCCTTCCGCACGGCCCCATGCCTTAAGCCAGCCATGGTTCTTCCTCTACGGCCTCCACAACACCTCCTCTAAGAACCACCAGTCCTTCGCCTTCGACCCTCTTTCCAACCTCTGGTTCCGCCTCCCTTCCTCCTCCGCCTTCCCTATCCCTTCTcccacctcctcctccttaaTCGGCTCCCAAGGCTTTCTCTTCACCACTGCCCCCTTCTCCTTCTCCCCCATCCTCCACCGCTTCTCCTACATCTTCACCACCTCCCCTCTCAACTACTCCCGCGTCAACCCCCTCCTCGGCGTCTTCCAGTCAAATTCCGACAAACCCACATTCATTGTTGTCGGGGGTGTCAGGTTTATCGGTAACCTCGTTGACATCGAGGACCGTTTGGCCGTTGAGATATACGATCCTCATCTGGATTCCTGGGAGATTTGTCCCCCCTTGCCCCCCGATTTCAGCTCCGGTAACTCCTCCTCATCCTTGTCCTCGGCCTTGTTCGGAGGCAAGTTCTACGTGCTTGGTATCTATTCTTGTTTCGTTTCGTCCTTCGATTTGGAAAAACATATCTGGAGCGACGTCCAGACGCTACGTCCTCCTGGGGTTAATATCTCCTTCTTGCTCTCGTGCCGGGACCGGCTTGTTCTAGCCGGAATATGTAATTCGCCACTTGGGTCGTCGTTTAATCTGTGGAGGATTGACGAGAACACCATGGAGTTTAGCGAGATTGCGATCATGCCTCAGGATTTGCTTTACAGCTTGTTTGATAGTGACGAGGATGATAAATTTGCGAGCTTGAAATGCGTTGGGTTGGGTGATCTTGTCTATGTTTTTAACGAAGAGTACCATAAGAGATACCCAGCTTGTGTTTGTGAGATTAGTAGTGAGTCTGGCAAGTGTAAGTGGAGGAGAGTGCCTCCATTGCCTTCACCTGTTAATAAGTTTCACAAGGTCATTAGCTTCTGCTCCACCGTCTCGCTGCATAATATGCTTCGGGTTGGAGAGGAAGTGATCGGTGAG ATAATGGATTTGCAAGATTCAAATACTTTGATAAGGGATAGATGA
- the LOC122303715 gene encoding F-box/kelch-repeat protein At3g24760-like isoform X2 yields MAEKTDASRDLRMRRRGSAKHIHAPYIFYSCIYMHLLLLPSSSNSIRLPKMTEFSILGLDLTEHILSFLPIPTLLRAASVCKFWHSIISSPTFSSPSARPHALSQPWFFLYGLHNTSSKNHQSFAFDPLSNLWFRLPSSSAFPIPSPTSSSLIGSQGFLFTTAPFSFSPILHRFSYIFTTSPLNYSRVNPLLGVFQSNSDKPTFIVVGGVRFIGNLVDIEDRLAVEIYDPHLDSWEICPPLPPDFSSGNSSSSLSSALFGGKFYVLGIYSCFVSSFDLEKHIWSDVQTLRPPGVNISFLLSCRDRLVLAGICNSPLGSSFNLWRIDENTMEFSEIAIMPQDLLYSLFDSDEDDKFASLKCVGLGDLVYVFNEEYHKRYPACVCEISSESGKCKWRRVPPLPSPVNKFHKVISFCSTVSLHNMLRVGEEVIDNGFARFKYFDKG; encoded by the exons ATGGCCGAGAAAACCGATGCAAGCAGGGACCTGCGAATGCGACGCAGGGGGTCAGCCAAACATATCCACGCACCATATATATTCtattcatgcatatatatgcacCTACTTCTCCTCCCCTCCTCTTCAAACTCTATTCGCCTCCCGAAAATGACTGAATTTAGCATTCTGGGCCTCGACCTCACTGAGCATATCCTCTCCTTCCTCCCAATCCCGACCCTCCTCAGAGCCGCCTCCGTCTGCAAGTTCTGGCATTCCATCATCTCGTCCCCTACCTTCTCCTCTCCTTCCGCACGGCCCCATGCCTTAAGCCAGCCATGGTTCTTCCTCTACGGCCTCCACAACACCTCCTCTAAGAACCACCAGTCCTTCGCCTTCGACCCTCTTTCCAACCTCTGGTTCCGCCTCCCTTCCTCCTCCGCCTTCCCTATCCCTTCTcccacctcctcctccttaaTCGGCTCCCAAGGCTTTCTCTTCACCACTGCCCCCTTCTCCTTCTCCCCCATCCTCCACCGCTTCTCCTACATCTTCACCACCTCCCCTCTCAACTACTCCCGCGTCAACCCCCTCCTCGGCGTCTTCCAGTCAAATTCCGACAAACCCACATTCATTGTTGTCGGGGGTGTCAGGTTTATCGGTAACCTCGTTGACATCGAGGACCGTTTGGCCGTTGAGATATACGATCCTCATCTGGATTCCTGGGAGATTTGTCCCCCCTTGCCCCCCGATTTCAGCTCCGGTAACTCCTCCTCATCCTTGTCCTCGGCCTTGTTCGGAGGCAAGTTCTACGTGCTTGGTATCTATTCTTGTTTCGTTTCGTCCTTCGATTTGGAAAAACATATCTGGAGCGACGTCCAGACGCTACGTCCTCCTGGGGTTAATATCTCCTTCTTGCTCTCGTGCCGGGACCGGCTTGTTCTAGCCGGAATATGTAATTCGCCACTTGGGTCGTCGTTTAATCTGTGGAGGATTGACGAGAACACCATGGAGTTTAGCGAGATTGCGATCATGCCTCAGGATTTGCTTTACAGCTTGTTTGATAGTGACGAGGATGATAAATTTGCGAGCTTGAAATGCGTTGGGTTGGGTGATCTTGTCTATGTTTTTAACGAAGAGTACCATAAGAGATACCCAGCTTGTGTTTGTGAGATTAGTAGTGAGTCTGGCAAGTGTAAGTGGAGGAGAGTGCCTCCATTGCCTTCACCTGTTAATAAGTTTCACAAGGTCATTAGCTTCTGCTCCACCGTCTCGCTGCATAATATGCTTCGGGTTGGAGAGGAAGTGATCG ATAATGGATTTGCAAGATTCAAATACTTTGATAAGGGATAG
- the LOC122303717 gene encoding uncharacterized protein LOC122303717 isoform X1, with the protein MNMKKEDVDRGLGVSHKVDSTPHVGNKVLPISETALLTSTNTNDQCCSSEKKDRLKGVKVNTMSRMKELLRWAAVAKSEMGGKFIVRKVLHFRNRGTPKAVQDDDQLSNDSPKISFCWDVESCSTTSSAHSAMSMASSSNLTLIQDKDHINSRKGNWITTDSEFVVLEL; encoded by the exons ATGAACATGAAGAAAGAAGATGTTGATCGAGGACTAGGAGTCAGTCACAAGGTGGATTCTACACCTCATGTAGGAAATAAAGTTCTACCAATAAGTGAGACCGCATTGTTAACCTCCACTAACACAAATGACCAGTGTTGCTCGTCGGAAAAGAAAGACAGGCTTAAAGGGGTCAAAGTCAACACCATGTCAAGAATGAAGGAGCTATTGAGATGGGCTGCTGTTGCAAAATCAGAGATGGGAGGAAAATTCATTGTTCGAAAG GTTCTTCACTTCCGAAACCGTGGAACCCCGAAAGCAGTGCAAGATGATGACCAACTTAGCAATGACTCTCCAAAGATCAGTTTTTGTTGGGATGTGGAAAGCTGCTCTACCACTTCCTCTGCCCACTCAGCAATGTCTATGGCGTCCTCTTCAAATCTAACCCTGATTCAAGACAAAGATCATATCAATTCCAGAAAAGGAAACTGGATCACCACAGACTCTGAAT TCGTGGTGCTAGAGCTTTGA
- the LOC122303717 gene encoding uncharacterized protein LOC122303717 isoform X2: MNMKKEDVDRGLGVSHKCCSSEKKDRLKGVKVNTMSRMKELLRWAAVAKSEMGGKFIVRKVLHFRNRGTPKAVQDDDQLSNDSPKISFCWDVESCSTTSSAHSAMSMASSSNLTLIQDKDHINSRKGNWITTDSEFVVLEL, encoded by the exons ATGAACATGAAGAAAGAAGATGTTGATCGAGGACTAGGAGTCAGTCACAAG TGTTGCTCGTCGGAAAAGAAAGACAGGCTTAAAGGGGTCAAAGTCAACACCATGTCAAGAATGAAGGAGCTATTGAGATGGGCTGCTGTTGCAAAATCAGAGATGGGAGGAAAATTCATTGTTCGAAAG GTTCTTCACTTCCGAAACCGTGGAACCCCGAAAGCAGTGCAAGATGATGACCAACTTAGCAATGACTCTCCAAAGATCAGTTTTTGTTGGGATGTGGAAAGCTGCTCTACCACTTCCTCTGCCCACTCAGCAATGTCTATGGCGTCCTCTTCAAATCTAACCCTGATTCAAGACAAAGATCATATCAATTCCAGAAAAGGAAACTGGATCACCACAGACTCTGAAT TCGTGGTGCTAGAGCTTTGA